ACAAGTATTTACCTGTGGGAGAGTATGAGACTACaagtatttacctgtaggagagTATGAGCCTACaagtatttacctgtaggagagTATGAGTCTACAAGTACTTACCTGTGGGAGAGTATGCCTACAAGTACTTACCTGTGGGAGAGTATGAGCCTACaagtatttacctgtaggagagTATGAGACTACaagtatttacctgtaggagagTATGAGCCTACAAGTACTTACCTGTGGAACGTGTGTGTCTACTGTACTCATGTCTTTGGCCAAAGACGCTGACCACTCCTGGATAGCCTTGTCCAGCACCTCCCGCCCACACACACCTTCATCCTGCAAAGGTAGATACCACACAGCTCTCACAATAATTCTAATTGGCTGAACTTCTCAGCATGTGACTTTCCTTAGTACCTCATTTAATTAAATCCTCAAGGCAAGAATCAGACAATTTTTGATccgatgttttgtttttttagaatAGAAGAAGCATCAATATACAAAAGATGCAATATACTTTCAGCTAAACACCGTTATTGTTCATTCATCTCCATAATAAGCTCTtctagatatttaaaatttgcAGTATCTCTCTGCATCATTTTGAAAAAACCTTGAATCCTTGATAGTAAGTTGTAGTTTGAGTATAGaaataaaaaacttttttccTCATGCTCACTGATAGGTACCCACCACAAGTTTGCTGGCATACATGTCTGGTATACTGGTACGGCTGTTGATGGTCCGATACATGGTAGGCTGGGTAAAAGATGGATCATCTATCTCATTGTGTCCATACTTCCGGAAACATATGAAGTCAATTATGACATCCTTACGGAATTTGTTCCTATAATCCATGGCTATAGCTGTGGCTCTCATTACATCCTGTAAATAATCACAGTTACCTACGTATACAATCACAGAAAACTAGGAGGGTCCTAAATGGAAGGAGGTTAAATTGGatagttttatttctttaatggTTTAATCACCAGGTGAACAGCTAGAGTCATTTTGATGTTGTGTCTCCTTGTTGTAGCTGGTGGCTCCTTCACTTAAAGCATACATGTGTCGcattaaaattcaaaacaaataaggtaaatgtttttaaaagacaCAATAATCACAATGTAGAGTGGTCTTTGTTCTtaacttcctgagaaatagaTAGCTCTTtggagggattgtatcacacatcTCAGATCTTTGGAGGGATTGTACCACACATCTCAGATCTTTGGAGGGATTGTACCACCCATCTCAGATCTTTGGAGGGATTGTACCACACATCTCAGATCTTTGGAGGGATTGTACCACACATCTCAGATCTTTGGAGGGATTGTACCACACATCTCAGATCTTTGGAGGGATTGTACCACACATCTCAGATCTTtggagggattgtatcacacatcTCAGATCTTTGGAGGGATTGTACCACACATCTCAGATCTTTGGAGGGATTGTACCACCCATCTCAGATCTTTGGAGGGATTGTACCACACATCTCAGATCTTTGGAGGGATTGTACCACACATCTCAGATCTTTGGAGGGATTGTACCACACATCTCAGATCTTTGGAGGGATTGTACCACACATCTCAGATCTTtggagggattgtatcacacatcTCAGATCTTTGGAGGGATTGTACCACACATCTCAGATCTTtggagggattgtatcacacatcTCAGATCTTtggagggattgtatcacacatctcagatcttcacctggACTTGCCTAAATCTGATGCTCTAATGACTAGCATGGCCCCTACCTGCACTCATGAACAGAGCTAGTCTAGAGAAAACATCAGAGAAATGACTTTAGAATGACAATATCCCATTTTCTCCTTAAAAGTATCTATGGAGTATCGCTACTCAGTACACCTCCTCTGACTCGGTCTTAGGtacaagtacaatgtacaaGTCTAAGATTACTGATCTACTTACCTCGGGAGAATCAGCATTAACGTGAATGATAGGGTAACTGTTCATTTTGGCCAAGTCACTGCAATACCTTGAGGACCTGAAGTGAATTAAGATAAAATGGTATGGAAGGAGAAACTCACAGAGTAACTTTTCTTTATACAGGTGTATTGAACTTCTCTGAAAACaagtttaatgttatatacattacaaaaatcatatttaacaaTGACAGTAACCTCATCAAGAAAAAGTATTTGTTTTACCAACCCGCCATAATCTTTGTGTGTTATATCTAGGAGCATAATGTCAAACACCAGTAATCGGACACTCTTTCAAAAAATACAGTTGATCATCATATACATCTACTACCTAAATTATTACCCATCACATACAAAAACCACAActtgtaatattttatatctgATTGCTGATATTTCTAGCTGATATATTCGATATTTACTGATATAATGTCCTAATTTCCTGTGGTTGAAGCTTACCTGTTCCACTCTGCTGTTAAACaataatgaatatttatcaTCCACAATCTCCCTCTAAAAATAGAGAATACCTACCTGCCTCGTTCTGCCTCCGTAGTAAATCCAACCTGGTTGTTGATGATTAGATGCACACTTCCTCCAACTCTGAAGTGAGGACATTCAGCAAACACAAACGTTTCAGCCACAACTCCCTACAACCAAAATCAATACTGATCCACAACTTCCTACAACCAAAACCTATACTGATCCACAAAGTAagattacaataaaaacatcattcaaacaagaaatcccagagggatcttggcgtccaccattgaatgatcatTATAGgctccatgtcagattgatctcctctctatttttcccttcctcttaccaatctaaattgagaaacatccctccagtacttttcaaacaagaggAACCCTTTGTATGAAATTagagatttagcgataatggctgtctgttggccatgttgttttcagattggttccaaaatgcaatatgcatactTCTgtactttccgagaaatagcaataacaaaagATAACATCTGATAAGGGTGGGCTAAAAACTAAAAATTAGGCAACATTGTTTACCTGAGCAGAAAAAGATGCGTCTCCATGAACCTGTAGACAAAGCACCTTGTCCCCTGGGGATGTGTCCTCCCCGTGACAGTAGTCTCCCTCTCTCAGGGTCTGTTGTTTGGCTCTTACCTTCCCTGCAGCTACTGGGTTGTTAGCCTGAAACAAACATCCAGTTAAAGACAATACTTAGCTTTATTTACTTCTAAAATCATACATAACCAGTGTGAGTTTAGATGTACATAACTAGTGTAAGTTCAGAGGTTACAAGTTCCGTTTTCTTATATGTTTAAGAAATGGCAGCCCTTCAATGAAGTGAATACCAGGTATTCTACATGTATGGGTATTTATGGGTATCTATTCCCTCTTTAGAGTAAAGTTCCTTGACACAGAATACTTTGAGGGATGTCAGTCAAACTatctaaatatcaaaattttaaacacATTTCTTAGGAATTTGTAATACTGCATCAGAAGACCATCATTCAccattgtattttattgatggACATTTCACACCTGTTTGAGATTTCCTCTATTGTTTTATCAGAAATCTCACATCCAAGTGGGGCGGATTTGGAATCAGACAAAATTACTATATTTTTGGAAGTCTCACCTCTAAATGGGAGGGATTTGGAATCAGAGACACATGGACATTTTCACTGCCATATTTCAGATCAACAGATGTATCTACAACATGAAAAAAACAAGGATGGAAATAAAGCAACACTGGTCAACTCATATCTAATACTTAACTGTTTACTCATCTGTATCCACTTTATACCACACAAATAGAATAACTCTTATTACCGTATATTGATACTGTGTCCTtggtatacatacataaatgaGAGAGTACATCCCCAGTCCCTTTGGCACCTGGGGGAAGTTCTGTCATCCCTTTCATCtgaaaatcaacattttattttacaatttttacagCCAATTAAAATAACTGACTTTTATATCAATAAGTTTTTATTGGTAGCAAATTTTTTAACGTCGCAATTCCAATTGTGTTTACAGTGTAATTACATGTGGGTTACAGACATTTTACAGTATGGTTACGTGTGCTtacaatgtaattacatgtGGGTTAGACATTTTACAGTATGGTTACATGTGTTTACAGTGTAATTACATGTGGGTTACAGACATTTTACAGTATGGTTACATGtgtttacaatgtaattacatgtGGGTTACAGACATTTTACAGTATGGTTACATGTGTTTACAGTGTAATTACATGTGGGTTACAGACATTTTACAGTATGGTTACATGTGTTTACAGTGTAATTACATGTGGGTTAGACATTTTACAGTATGGTTACATGTGTTTACAGTGTAATTACATGTTGGTTACAGAGATTTTTACAGTATGGTTACAGAGATTTTACAGTATGGTTATATGtgtttacaatgtaattacatgtGGGTTACACACATTTTACAGTATGGTTACATGTGGGTTACAGACATTTTACAGTACGgttatgtatatttacaatgtaattacatgtaggttACAAACATTTTACCGTACAGTTACGTGTGTTTACAgtgtaaatacatgtaagttaCAGTCATGTGTTAACTAGTttgtttacagtacatgtatgtttacaggtgtgtacagtttacagtgtgtttacaggtgtgtttacaggtgtgtttacaggtgtgttaGGTAAACAGTGTGTTAACtggtttgtttacatgtatgtttacaggtgtgtacagtttacagtgtgtttacaggtgtgtttacaggtgtgtttacaggtgtgtatacaggtgtgtttacaggtgtgttaaGTAAACAGTGTGTTAACtggtttgtttacatgtatgtttacaggtgtgtacagtttacagtgtgtttacaggtgtgtttacaggtgtgtttacaggtgtgtatacaggtgtgtttacaggtgtgttaaGTAAACAGTGTGTTAACTGGTTTGtttacaggtatgtacagttTACAGTGTGTTAACTAGTTTGTTTACGGTACATGTATggttacaggtgtgtacagtTTACAGTGTGTTTACAGGTGTGTTTACAGGTGTGTTTACAGGTGCGTTTACAGGTATGtttacaggtatgtacagttTACAGTGTGTTAACTAGTttgtttacagtacatgtatgattaCAGGTGCGAGTTATAAGGGTGTGTTTTACAATGTCCTTTGACAACTCAGGCTTACCTTCTGGTACATGATAACAGGTGGAaactgtaacatacaggtcagGAAGTTCAGTCGTCCTCTGTGGGGCATACATACTACTATATCAGAGATTCCACCTGGGGAAATCAACAATATATGTGTTAACCTTGGGAAGGAAATCCACCATACACATGCTGACCTTCGGTGGGAAATCCACCATACACATGTTGACCTTGGGAGGAGAATCAACCATACACATGTTGACCTTGGGAGGAGAATCAACCATACACATGTTGACCTTGGGAGGGAAATCAACCATACACATGCTGACCTTCGGTGGGAAATCAACCATACACATGTTGACCTTGGGAGGAGAATCAACCATACATATACTGACCTTGAGAGGGAAATCAAACATACACATGTTGACCTTGAGAGGGAAATCAATCATACAAATGTTGACCTTGGGAGGAGAATCAACCATACACATGCTGACCTTGGGAGGGAAATCAACCATACACATGCTGACCTTCGGTGGGAAATCAACCATACACATGTTGACCTTGGTAGGAGAATCAACCATACACATGTTGACCTTGGGAGGAGAATCAACCATACACATGCTGACCTTGGGAGGGAAATCAACCATACACATGTTGACCTTCGGTGGGAAATCAACCATACACATGTTTACCTTCGGTGGGAAATCAACCATACACATGTTGACCTTGGGGGGAGAATCAACCATACATATACTGACCTTGAGAGGGAAATAAATCATACACATGCTGACCTTGGGAGGGAAATCAACCATACACATGTTGACCTTGGGAGGGAAATCAACCATACACATGTTGACCTTGGAAGGGAAATCAACCATACACATGATGACCTTGGGAGGGAAATCAACTATACACATGTTGACCTTGGGAGGGAAATCAATTGTTCACATGTTGACCTTGGGTGGGAAATAAACCATACACATGTTGACCTTGGGAGGGAAATCAACCGTTCACATGTTGACCTTGGGAGGGaaaataactatatacatgttgacCTTGGAAGGGAAATCAACTGTACATATGATAATATAACACCGCAAGGAAATATCAACCATTCGACTCAGTGTGTTTTTCTCTACAGAAACAATAGTGTGCTTTCATTtcagaaatatgttttatattaattgGCGATAGATATATGATCAGAAAGTCATCTTACTCTCTGAGCTCTTCTGGAAAATCTCTTTAAACATTCCCATCATACTTTCACCACCTTCTCCCCCGTATCTCTTCACTGTTGTAAACTTGTTGGCCAGGAAATGGTCAAATGCCTGTAATAAGAAAGGAAAGTtgatttattaattataaatagtCAAGtgttgtacagtgtataatataAACTTGCTGTCTATCTATTGAATAACtttaatatatgtgtatatacctgGCATCTCATCATAAGTGTTGCTAAGGAAATCTTCTCATCAGGGGAGAATTCCTTGTTTCGTTTTGATTCAAATGCTTCTGCAAACCAATTACGCTCTTCCTCTgtctgaagaagaaaaagattGTGTTTGTAGACAACAGCACATaggatatatacaaaattatcaaaaggTCCGAAAAACACTCAAATAACTGTCCAATACTTTTAATACAACAATTTCTTTAACAAACACacattgttttttatgtttggaagGTACATTAATATACCTCCAGATGGTCAAATTCTACAGCCATGTGTCCACAATACTCCTGGTCCAGAAACCTGACCAGCTCGGAAAGGGTCATTGTAGCCTGGTCAGTATGTAGGATGCCCTCCGTGGAGAATCTGTTCTGACTGTCGACTGACAAACCGTACTTGGAGGGACACAGCTCAGGAACATTCCTTCAGTAATGAGGAACCAGAACAAATAACATTGAATTCTATTCGACTAACAAGTGGTCTTTATGAACCGAAGATGTGACACTTTGTCCTCATTACAAGGACAAATATTACTCAATCTTTATATGAATACAATGTATGAGGAAAATATGTAAATAGCCTCTGATACCAGAATCTAATATAAGTTCAAGtttaaaatcatatacatgtagtggaAGACTTCTTGGGTCAATATTAGGCCCCATTCATAActgaaattattttgtatttaagccaaattcccaaactTTGTAGTTAACTCCGGAAATTTAGCTACTACTCTGTTCAGTTCACaaggttttgttttttcaaaatacTGACAAAAATGGCCCATTACGAGCCATTACATATGGCACTGTAGTGAAAAGAAAACTTATCCATAATTTCCATGATAAATAGGACATgcacatttttttatcaaactgttaataatgatatttagaCACTAATATTATTCAAAAGCATATacttttgttgattttgtataatattgtatcCAACCTTACTCGACAGTCTGCAGACAGAGAGGGTCCAACATGGCTTGTCTATGACCATACTTTCTGTATGCTTCCACCATCCGGTAAACATTGGCATTCTGTGCTCGGTTTGAAATCACATTCTGGCTGATATCTACAAATATTCATAAAGcaaattataaaattattacTAATGGAACATGGTCATGGTATGTGTTTTTAATCCATTAAATTGTTCTAAACTTAAACATGTCTTTATACAGTCTAAActaataatcaatatatatgcaTCGTAAAATTAATCACAAAAATGTCACGAAGTGACTGTTAATCTATACAATTGTATCTGGTCTTTGTCAAAAGATAGTTAAGATTACAAACAGCaacatctataatatatatagatactatGGATaccatacttgccaactttcccgatttaATTGGAGTTTTCCCATTTCAGACTACCTATCCCATTTTCCGATCGAATTGATCAAATAAAGGGTAATCTCCTAATTTGGGGTGACCTCTCTTTATAACCCCTTATtgagcccctattcatcttgttagtTTCACTTGtaggcctatgacaggtaaGATGCATGTCTGGCTATAAGCATATGTGTAAGGCATGCGTCAGTTAATGACCAACTCATgtgcaatgtttttttttaaccataGCAAAATTTGGCACTGCACTGACTGCAAGAGTGATACTATccgataaataaacatttaatttaaacCAATTAAGCTGCTGTCAGAATGGTGATGGTGATAGACAGATAGCAATTAAGGATGTCACATCGAACTTAACTCTACAGTATTAGACAATTTTATCAGCTATAATTTTAGTTGTATGACAAATCTTCCATGGAGATTCAGCTACCACATTTAGCTGGAAATAAgcccctgcccacaaataagctCTCCTCTTTATTTTTGCATTATCATCAACAATTAAATAAGCCCACTCCAAATGTTAATGCTGATCTTGTGTACTTGCATGGGAAACAGACTTACCTGGGAGTTAATAAAACCTGTCCAAATCTTAATACTAGGATAGACGACTTTTTTTAATTCATGTGAATCTGTTATTATATATGGAAAGTCAACCATATATGAAAGGTACTAGAGAGATGTTTTTCTTAAAGTGGACCCTGGATGATTTCTGTTATGGTTACTAGTTGTTAgataatgttgtaaaataaagtattgtgaagaaaatatgtgaaaatattgtatcatttttgAGATGCATGGTTTCATGGAATGCACACCTGTACGGGAATGTCATTCCTCCTAGGTACTGACCTATCAAGCTGTGACATCAcaagtttgaaatatattccGCTATATTGTTTATAACCAAATGAGACAGATGAAGCATGAGAtcaaatacaggtatatatgtgatatcaatgtattttaatatttgtctttgaactatatgttatactaaaGAGTTTGGTTGTTGGTAAAGTATTATCGCCCTTAGACTGAGCGATCAGTTACAGGCCTCCATCACTTCAAAAAGGCGTCGGGTCCAGAGATCAACACATAGGAGACCCTATACAGTACCACACTCCATGGGCATTTATTTGGGAACCAATGGACCAGACTTGCGCCCTTTTCATTTATAATGGTACAAACGATTGGACCAgagttgttcgtttatgaaataaggatGGACCTGgtgatattttgttgttttcatgcgAGCTTTAATAAAGAATTTCAAATTCAATTCGAGCTCTAGGCCTACCAAAAATTAACCCTAAACCTGAATTCTTCAATGGAAGCTGTAACAAGTTACCTGATACCTCTTCTTCGATGCCACTGGTTAGCTGATGTCAGCTCATTCTGATGCATCTTGTAACAATATCTCGCTGTAATCTGGTTGTGCATCATAAAAACTTGGATAAAACTTATCGGTAAAAGGTACTTTATGCCAGTGTctatttagacattttttaaaaacattcagAGTGGGAGCTTCTACTACTGAACTGGGGAGTAAGTTCCACGAATCCACCACTCGTCGACTAAAAATTCCCTGCGACTGTTGTCCTGCTGTTTTttgtatagtttttttttatttcctctgGTATTTGTTTGTAACACGTGAAAagcatgtttttatttaatatgtctATATTGTCTAGTATTTTGTGAACTTCAATGACATAATTGCGTTTGCTTCTACATTCTAGTGTTGGTAGCCCAAGTTTTTTTAGTCTTTGGTGATATGCATGTATGGCAGATCTTTTATGGAGTGTACTCTTTTTGTGGCTCTTCGTAATATGTTGGCTAAATTTCAATTGGTTGTCAAATGTGACCCCTAGGTCTTTTTTCTTTTACTACTTTCTCAATATGTTTACAAGGAGGAAAGTACTCGGTAGACAATAGAATTTTGAACTAATTTTTAGATGTACAGTGATGTCACTCACTATCCAGTGCTGAAAATAAAGTAGGTGTGTTTCGTGATCGTCCAATCATTagcaatgaccttgaccttatggCTAAGGCAGTAATTACGATACCTGTTGAGGCGAATGTCAACCAATATTTGGCGGCCTGCAACGTTATATTTACCTGTCAAATCATGTTTCTTCAATGGTTTGTATCCAAACACGCCTTTCTTGGAATGATAACATGCAATTGCTGCTCGATTCAATTGCCCTACTGTGCACAAACAGCGAAGTTTGGACAGTAACATGACTGGTGGCCGGTGTTTGGTTGTTTACGTCTTTTCCTACCTCCGATTGAAGAGTACCATAATTAGAGGTTGTCTCCCCTCGACCACATTATTTTGCGGGAAATATGAATTTGTTTCACATCCGAAAATTGCGATTATTCAAATTCACAATTTGCAGCTCCAGTAGATTACAATACACAATTTATTGCAAATGCATGACTCCCTTAGATAATAATACTATAGCATAACTCTGTATGGTAAACGGATAcaagtaaaaaaatattttaagcaGCTCTTTTTGGTGGACTAGATCTACATGTAGTAGGCCTTAGAGGGATTAGAGACTCCACTAGTTTGGAGACTAACAAAGTCTGCGCTTTTGCATATGTGCACTCAGCCGTTATGCGTGAGTACCGCTGTGTCACTACTACTTGTAGTATACCTATACCAGCAGACATAAGGGAAAATTGGATAATTTTAATTATCATAAGCAATGTAAATGTATTCAGCTTTTAATTGATTCAATAATGAAAAACCtgctaaaaaataaatatctgatacaaaattttaataactttcaaaacaaaaatatgtttcaaaaacttaaacattgtacatggaATTTATTCGGCTTTTCACAGATTCAAAAATTGAAACGATCGGTTGAGATTTGTTTGGAGAAAAGTGGTTCACAATACAGTAGTGTAGTTAACTTGATGTCACCTCGCTATGCCATTACTAACAGATATAGTTTCCAATCCCTGTATGTAAATCCATGACTCCCTTTgctagccaaggtttctgattaCATTACACTCCACATTCATGGAGTGTAACAtgatcagaagccttggctagcgaagatgtccCAGACTAGGCCTATTtccattttcattaagtttggATATGAAAACCAATGATTAATTGGCTCAAAAGATTTGAGATGAACAGTGAAAATGAGAAAGACTATTGAACCAATATTATTGCTCTAATAACCTACAACATTGCCTTTggttagagttatctccctttactatTACTTTgcttgctgggtttatcacctcGTGAACAGCCAGGACAATTTTAAGGTaggatctccttgtagtagttggtgactacctcactgaacaacacatcaGAAGtctgtcgcatgccatccagagcaattagggtaaagtatCTTCctcaaggacacaaccacaacagcaaaGATCAGCCTATTTCTCaacttcctgagaaacacaaactgacatggGTTGCATTGCATGGGAACACCGCAGACCTTTCTCTGAGGATATGTGGCCAGTGCTCTAACAAACTGAACTATCTGTGACCATGTTTATTTTTACAGCTACCTGGTAAAGAATTAAcaattaattcttttttttttaaacagaagcTGAATACAAAGAAAAGAACACTGAAAGGAAGGCACCTTTTCGTAGTCTTGGCTTGTTTGTTAAAATTTCGAGTTATTTAAGACTAAACTGACTAACAACAATGCCCCAATAGCGCCTAAGTCCTTGCCTCCCCGAACAGGTGTACTTGTACATACACTGCCCTCCAAAAGTCCTGTTACaattattacatacaatatacagcAAAGTTAATCTTGAAGtctttattacaatttgttaGAATCATAACTTCTTAGGATGTTCatgatttcaaatgttcatgtccATTTTTCAACAGTGCATATGTTTTGTTACAACGGAATTCGCAAAATGCAACATTCTGgaaatttccctctttgtttaatataaatttcaaaaatgcatttcttacattttttaCTCTTAATCAGTTAAacaattacttttatttgtgtcagtaaaaaaaacccatattttattcatttttgaacaTCATGGAAAATAGGACCCTCCGTTCCCTCTCCCTGCAACTTCAaagaagtgaggtatttttcaGATCATCTGCAATCGTCACTTACAAATGGACTATCTTATGAATATTACAACAccttttctcaaattttgttgGCTAGCCATTTGATTTAAATGTTCCACGTGTAACAGAAGTTTTGGAGGGACAGTGTATTTGTATATGGAATACaggaaaaaaagacaaaaacaaatattaatgatatttagCATGTCTCTTCGAAGTGGGAGAACTAATGTTGTCAACCCAGCATCAGCGTCTGCATGGGTTATCTGATATTAACCTTTTGGTGAAAGTGTTGAAAGGAATATTAATATAAGGTATTAGGGTTCCTGCAGGGTTATACTATCCCCTCCTGGAGTCAAACTAAAAgtatttttttgggaaaaaaaccctgctttttgacatattttggaCTATGACTTTTTAAACACACAAATAACTTTGTAGTTTTCGAtacaagtgttgaaaggcatgaACACATTGcattataattgtactaggttTGACATGAgagtccctgtggggttagactattCACTCCCGGAGTCAAACGAAACTATGggatttttg
This DNA window, taken from Pecten maximus chromosome 3, xPecMax1.1, whole genome shotgun sequence, encodes the following:
- the LOC117324447 gene encoding probable 2-oxoglutarate dehydrogenase E1 component DHKTD1, mitochondrial — encoded protein: MLLSKLRCLCTVGQLNRAAIACYHSKKGVFGYKPLKKHDLTDISQNVISNRAQNANVYRMVEAYRKYGHRQAMLDPLCLQTVENVPELCPSKYGLSVDSQNRFSTEGILHTDQATMTLSELVRFLDQEYCGHMAVEFDHLETEEERNWFAEAFESKRNKEFSPDEKISLATLMMRCQAFDHFLANKFTTVKRYGGEGGESMMGMFKEIFQKSSESGISDIVVCMPHRGRLNFLTCMLQFPPVIMYQKMKGMTELPPGAKGTGDVLSHLYTSVDLKYGSENVHVSLIPNPSHLEANNPVAAGKVRAKQQTLREGDYCHGEDTSPGDKVLCLQVHGDASFSAQGVVAETFVFAECPHFRVGGSVHLIINNQVGFTTEAERGRSSRYCSDLAKMNSYPIIHVNADSPEDVMRATAIAMDYRNKFRKDVIIDFICFRKYGHNEIDDPSFTQPTMYRTINSRTSIPDMYASKLVDEGVCGREVLDKAIQEWSASLAKDMSTVDTHVPQQRHLQQQWSGLVQASDSVTTWDTGVEQDILKFVGAKSVDIPQDQNVHPTIQKTHVERRIQRVTEGRDLDWATAEALAFGSLMYQGFNVRISGQDVGRGTFSHRHGMIVDQETDDIVIPLNHMSDQQTGFMEVANSALTEEAVLGFEYGMSLENPNNLVIWEAQFGDFFNGAQIIIDTYIASGEDKWLLQSGLVMLLPHGMDGAGPEHSSCRMERFLQMCDSSEHKVDSDHVNLQVANPTTSAQYFHLLRRQMVRNFRKPLVVVAPKVLLRLSAATSSLSDMAPGTSFKPVLGDPGVKGDKVTKVIFCTGKHFYNLKKERESRNLQDSAIVRLESLCPFPTAELQTELLKFPSATDFVWSQEEHRNMGAWTFVSPRFENLVGRKLRYVGRDHLSCPATGIGEVHRAEVQQLMLDTFS